One region of Thunnus albacares chromosome 20, fThuAlb1.1, whole genome shotgun sequence genomic DNA includes:
- the si:dkey-94l16.4 gene encoding transcription factor 20 isoform X2 gives MEQPPGSLDDLQPQDLSSVPTVIDLTRKGEECVLNATSLDALRVVKSPGWYPNSGTSNPGLPSSETGSPDVTLQSGDQIQPDNAFSHTTVTLSYVSRSHVFSAHDSLSQHSPLYSVPPISKFSLQPPCESEKGLGVTGYALNQHYEEDVDRPVDLATQTELFESLSQAQVAPENNGGILLTQQPHEVNGGVISSDGEVDKPLQGEEEHSLSQKTEDSVGLENGQGDSSSTSGVCAESSPETLTPAIGEDEGGSEVLFLMSKKQDPVVVPNNVGARDLCSLSREYISALEDPVSPSATSLDDVEDVFVLPQASSSPSGDNLLLETADEVVWDGSSTEGAIQLNSGISDTTTKLDASNENKQPFHRRKAVLDPLIDLTDDVCLSDVSEEKPKTVIPHMNGNAKALQRTLKEKKLPMRSGRGTRLEAIVMNINSSRYKVSGCIRTNKNAKASQTTVSDSNLASPKKMATLSAGKKKSRAKAPLSVKTKKAVTPVKRGKNNSINTDSCKDSTSDSEIINKSKKSHSSTPPKSPQLVAHKRSRKEPEDVSHPGHSPHTSPVRSKRKPSAVLSPQFAVHKNSKKEPELVCHPDPSLETHPARFSPPPPTPPPPTKSPKKSQGAAKGKATGRKSSTAKTKAARTPKRRRKKHTGSQSSSMFSPKEPEIKLKYVNYKEEKRDLRMDSFSPFVRVERQQSTPSLCTVINYPEEVRTQHKKGQQQQGHPSGFISAVVPSTSCLQLGRASTHSQHQRSLVCCLCGQSANAMDLGDLHGPYYPEGYQPSTKRPASTSGLKEDEDYSDSDSSSCSIRGRGRKRAIPPTPWALRPGAQLKQKGLLGSHRWTGDNTSSPAAKRAKSDAGSADVEDWYSPPVLPLEPCEYWLHEDCGIWSAGVFLVKGKVYGLEEAVKVAQETMCSACCDPGATLGCFFKGCPNKYHYRCALESDCVLIEENFSMKCKKHKNKTFKAPPGSRWDDR, from the exons ATGGAGCAGCCACCTGGGAGCTTAGATGATCTACAGCCTCAAGACCTCTCCAGCGTCCCCACAGTGATCGACCTGACCAGGAAAGGTGAGGAATGTGTCCTCAACGCCACGTCCCTGGATGCCCTGCGGGTGGTCAAGAGCCCCGGCTGGTACCCAAACTCCGGGACCAGCAACCCTGGATTACCCTCCTCAGAGACCGGCTCCCCGGACGTCACTCTCCAATCAGGGGATCAAATTCAACCAGACAATGCCTTCTCCCACACTACAGTCACCCTCTCCTACGTGAGCAGGTCTCACGTCTTCTCCGCTCATGACTCCCTGTCTCAACATTCTCCTCTGTACAGTGTACCACCCATCAGCAAGTTCTCCCTTCAGCCTCCTTGTGAGTCTGAGAAAGGGCTTGGGGTGACTGGCTATGCACTGAACCAGCATTACGAGGAGGATGTTGACAGGCCCGTGGACCTCGCCACCCAGACAGAACTTTTTGAGTCATTGTCTCAGGCTCAGGTGGCGCCAGAGAACAATGGTGGCATACTTTTAACGCAGCAGCCTCATGAGGTCAATGGTGGAGTCATTTCCAGTGATGGGGAGGTGGATAAGCCCCTGCAAGGCGAAGAGGAGCACAGCCTTTCTCAGAAAACGGAAGACAGTGTGGGGTTGGAGAACGGTCAAGGTGACAGCTCGTCAACTTCAGGGGTGTGTGCTGAATCCTCACCGGAGACTCTCACCCCTGCTATAGGAGAGGATGAGGGGGGCTCTGAGGTGCTCTTTCTCATGTCTAAGAAACAGGACCCAGTGGTGGTCCCTAACAACGTGGGTGCTAGAGACCTGTGTTCATTGAGCAGGGAGTACATCAGTGCTCTGGAGGACCCCGTCTCCCCCTCCGCTACCTCACTGGACGATGTAGAGGATGTGTTCGTCCTGCCTCAGGCCTCCAGCTCGCCCAGCGGCGACAACTTGTTGCTGGAGACGGCCGATGAGGTTGTGTGGGATGGCTCGAGTACAGAAGGGGCCATTCAGCTGAACTCTGGCATCAGCGATACTACCACAAAGTTAGATGCAAGCAATGAAAATAAGCAGCCTTTTCATAGACGAAAGGCAGTGTTGGATCCTTTGATCGATTTGAcagatgatgtttgtttgtcagaTGTTTCGGAAGAAAAACCCAAGACTGTCATTCCTCACATGAACGGGAATGCAAAGGCACTACAGAggactttaaaagaaaagaaactgccAATGCGTTCCGGGAGAGGGACGCGGTTAGAGGCTATAGTCATGAATATAAATTCCAGCAGGTATAAAGTGTCAGGATGCATACGCACCAATAAGAATGCCAAGGCTTCCCAAACAACAGTTAGTGATTCAAACTTAGCTAGTCCTAAGAAGATGGCCACCCTGTCagcaggaaagaagaaaagcagagcGAAGGCGCCTCtctcagtgaaaacaaaaaaagcagtaaCCCCAGTGAAACGGGGTAAAAATAATAGCATTAACACTGACAGTTGCAAAGACTCTACCTCTGATTCTGAAATCATCAATAAGTCTAAAAAGTCACATAGCAGCACACCTCCAAAAAGCCCTCAGTTAGTTGCACACAAGAGGTCAAGGAAAGAGCCAGAGGATGTTTCACACCCCGGACACTCACCACACACTAGCCCTGTGAGGTCAAAGAGGAAACCCTCGGCAGTGTTAAGTCCTCAGTTTGCTGTGCACAAAAACTCAAAGAAGGAGCCAGAGCTTGTTTGTCACCCGGACCCCTCACTGGAAACTCACCCGGCAAGATTttccccaccaccaccaacaccaccaccaccaacaaaaTCTCCAAAGAAAAGCCAAGGCGCAGCCAAAGGCAAGGCTACAGGTAGGAAATCTTCTACTGCCAAGACGAAAGCTGCTCGCACTCCCAAGAGGAGACGAAAGAAACACACAGGGAGCCAGTCTTCCTCCATGTTTTCCCCCAAGGAGCCTGAGATCAAGTTGAAGTATGTCAACTACAAGGAGGAGAAAAGGGACTTGAGGATGGACAGTTTTTCTCCGTTCGTCCGCGTGGAGCGTCAACAGTCAACGCCGTCACTGTGTACTGTAATCAACTACCCCGAGGAGGTAAGGACACAACACAAGAAGGGCCAGCAGCAACAGGGTCACCCCAGTGGCTTCATTTCTGCAGTTGTACCCAGCACTTCCTGTCTCCAGCTGGGCCGGGCGTCCACACACAGCCAGCACCAGCGCTCTCTCGTCTGCTGCCTGTGTGGGCAGTCAGCCAACGCCATGGACTTGGGAGATCTCCATGGCCCCTACTACCCTGAGGGGTACCAGCCAAGCACCAAAAGACCAGCCAGCACGTCGGGCCTCAAAGAGGATGAGGACTACAGCGATTCAGACTCTTCGTCCTGCAGTATCAGGGGCAGGGGGAGGAAGCGTGCCATTCCACCCACTCCGTGGGCCCTCCGGCCGGGGGCTCAGCTAAAGCAGAAGGGCCTCCTGGGGAGCCACCGGTGGACCGGTGACAACACCAGTAGCCCTGCAGCTAAGCGGGCTAAGTCAGACGCCGGCTCTGCAGATGTGGAGGACTGGTACAGCCCCCCTGTGCTGCCTCTGGAGCCCTGCGAGTACTGGCTCCATGAAGACTGCGGCATCTGGTCTGCAGGCGTGTTCCTGGTGAAGGGCAAAGTCTACGGATTGGAGGAGGCTGTCAAGGTGGCCCAGGAGACG atGTGCTCAGCCTGCTGTGACCCAGGTGCTACGCTGGGCTGCTTCTTCAAAGGCTGTCCCAATAAATACCACTACAGGTGTGCTCTGGAGTCAG ACTGTGTACTCATTGAAGAAAACTTCTCCATGAAGTGTAAAAAGCACAAG AACAAGACATTCAAAGCCCCCCCAGGGAGCCGCTGGGACGACAGGTGA
- the si:dkey-94l16.4 gene encoding transcription factor 20 isoform X1: protein MEQPPGSLDDLQPQDLSSVPTVIDLTRKGEECVLNATSLDALRVVKSPGWYPNSGTSNPGLPSSETGSPDVTLQSGDQIQPDNAFSHTTVTLSYVSRSHVFSAHDSLSQHSPLYSVPPISKFSLQPPCESEKGLGVTGYALNQHYEEDVDRPVDLATQTELFESLSQAQVAPENNGGILLTQQPHEVNGGVISSDGEVDKPLQGEEEHSLSQKTEDSVGLENGQGDSSSTSGVCAESSPETLTPAIGEDEGGSEVLFLMSKKQDPVVVPNNVGARDLCSLSREYISALEDPVSPSATSLDDVEDVFVLPQASSSPSGDNLLLETADEVVWDGSSTEGAIQLNSGISDTTTKLDASNENKQPFHRRKAVLDPLIDLTDDVCLSDVSEEKPKTVIPHMNGNAKALQRTLKEKKLPMRSGRGTRLEAIVMNINSSRYKVSGCIRTNKNAKASQTTVSDSNLASPKKMATLSAGKKKSRAKAPLSVKTKKAVTPVKRGKNNSINTDSCKDSTSDSEIINKSKKSHSSTPPKSPQLVAHKRSRKEPEDVSHPGHSPHTSPVRSKRKPSAVLSPQFAVHKNSKKEPELVCHPDPSLETHPARFSPPPPTPPPPTKSPKKSQGAAKGKATGRKSSTAKTKAARTPKRRRKKHTGSQSSSMFSPKEPEIKLKYVNYKEEKRDLRMDSFSPFVRVERQQSTPSLCTVINYPEEVRTQHKKGQQQQGHPSGFISAVVPSTSCLQLGRASTHSQHQRSLVCCLCGQSANAMDLGDLHGPYYPEGYQPSTKRPASTSGLKEDEDYSDSDSSSCSIRGRGRKRAIPPTPWALRPGAQLKQKGLLGSHRWTGDNTSSPAAKRAKSDAGSADVEDWYSPPVLPLEPCEYWLHEDCGIWSAGVFLVKGKVYGLEEAVKVAQETMCSACCDPGATLGCFFKGCPNKYHYRCALESADCVLIEENFSMKCKKHKNKTFKAPPGSRWDDR, encoded by the exons ATGGAGCAGCCACCTGGGAGCTTAGATGATCTACAGCCTCAAGACCTCTCCAGCGTCCCCACAGTGATCGACCTGACCAGGAAAGGTGAGGAATGTGTCCTCAACGCCACGTCCCTGGATGCCCTGCGGGTGGTCAAGAGCCCCGGCTGGTACCCAAACTCCGGGACCAGCAACCCTGGATTACCCTCCTCAGAGACCGGCTCCCCGGACGTCACTCTCCAATCAGGGGATCAAATTCAACCAGACAATGCCTTCTCCCACACTACAGTCACCCTCTCCTACGTGAGCAGGTCTCACGTCTTCTCCGCTCATGACTCCCTGTCTCAACATTCTCCTCTGTACAGTGTACCACCCATCAGCAAGTTCTCCCTTCAGCCTCCTTGTGAGTCTGAGAAAGGGCTTGGGGTGACTGGCTATGCACTGAACCAGCATTACGAGGAGGATGTTGACAGGCCCGTGGACCTCGCCACCCAGACAGAACTTTTTGAGTCATTGTCTCAGGCTCAGGTGGCGCCAGAGAACAATGGTGGCATACTTTTAACGCAGCAGCCTCATGAGGTCAATGGTGGAGTCATTTCCAGTGATGGGGAGGTGGATAAGCCCCTGCAAGGCGAAGAGGAGCACAGCCTTTCTCAGAAAACGGAAGACAGTGTGGGGTTGGAGAACGGTCAAGGTGACAGCTCGTCAACTTCAGGGGTGTGTGCTGAATCCTCACCGGAGACTCTCACCCCTGCTATAGGAGAGGATGAGGGGGGCTCTGAGGTGCTCTTTCTCATGTCTAAGAAACAGGACCCAGTGGTGGTCCCTAACAACGTGGGTGCTAGAGACCTGTGTTCATTGAGCAGGGAGTACATCAGTGCTCTGGAGGACCCCGTCTCCCCCTCCGCTACCTCACTGGACGATGTAGAGGATGTGTTCGTCCTGCCTCAGGCCTCCAGCTCGCCCAGCGGCGACAACTTGTTGCTGGAGACGGCCGATGAGGTTGTGTGGGATGGCTCGAGTACAGAAGGGGCCATTCAGCTGAACTCTGGCATCAGCGATACTACCACAAAGTTAGATGCAAGCAATGAAAATAAGCAGCCTTTTCATAGACGAAAGGCAGTGTTGGATCCTTTGATCGATTTGAcagatgatgtttgtttgtcagaTGTTTCGGAAGAAAAACCCAAGACTGTCATTCCTCACATGAACGGGAATGCAAAGGCACTACAGAggactttaaaagaaaagaaactgccAATGCGTTCCGGGAGAGGGACGCGGTTAGAGGCTATAGTCATGAATATAAATTCCAGCAGGTATAAAGTGTCAGGATGCATACGCACCAATAAGAATGCCAAGGCTTCCCAAACAACAGTTAGTGATTCAAACTTAGCTAGTCCTAAGAAGATGGCCACCCTGTCagcaggaaagaagaaaagcagagcGAAGGCGCCTCtctcagtgaaaacaaaaaaagcagtaaCCCCAGTGAAACGGGGTAAAAATAATAGCATTAACACTGACAGTTGCAAAGACTCTACCTCTGATTCTGAAATCATCAATAAGTCTAAAAAGTCACATAGCAGCACACCTCCAAAAAGCCCTCAGTTAGTTGCACACAAGAGGTCAAGGAAAGAGCCAGAGGATGTTTCACACCCCGGACACTCACCACACACTAGCCCTGTGAGGTCAAAGAGGAAACCCTCGGCAGTGTTAAGTCCTCAGTTTGCTGTGCACAAAAACTCAAAGAAGGAGCCAGAGCTTGTTTGTCACCCGGACCCCTCACTGGAAACTCACCCGGCAAGATTttccccaccaccaccaacaccaccaccaccaacaaaaTCTCCAAAGAAAAGCCAAGGCGCAGCCAAAGGCAAGGCTACAGGTAGGAAATCTTCTACTGCCAAGACGAAAGCTGCTCGCACTCCCAAGAGGAGACGAAAGAAACACACAGGGAGCCAGTCTTCCTCCATGTTTTCCCCCAAGGAGCCTGAGATCAAGTTGAAGTATGTCAACTACAAGGAGGAGAAAAGGGACTTGAGGATGGACAGTTTTTCTCCGTTCGTCCGCGTGGAGCGTCAACAGTCAACGCCGTCACTGTGTACTGTAATCAACTACCCCGAGGAGGTAAGGACACAACACAAGAAGGGCCAGCAGCAACAGGGTCACCCCAGTGGCTTCATTTCTGCAGTTGTACCCAGCACTTCCTGTCTCCAGCTGGGCCGGGCGTCCACACACAGCCAGCACCAGCGCTCTCTCGTCTGCTGCCTGTGTGGGCAGTCAGCCAACGCCATGGACTTGGGAGATCTCCATGGCCCCTACTACCCTGAGGGGTACCAGCCAAGCACCAAAAGACCAGCCAGCACGTCGGGCCTCAAAGAGGATGAGGACTACAGCGATTCAGACTCTTCGTCCTGCAGTATCAGGGGCAGGGGGAGGAAGCGTGCCATTCCACCCACTCCGTGGGCCCTCCGGCCGGGGGCTCAGCTAAAGCAGAAGGGCCTCCTGGGGAGCCACCGGTGGACCGGTGACAACACCAGTAGCCCTGCAGCTAAGCGGGCTAAGTCAGACGCCGGCTCTGCAGATGTGGAGGACTGGTACAGCCCCCCTGTGCTGCCTCTGGAGCCCTGCGAGTACTGGCTCCATGAAGACTGCGGCATCTGGTCTGCAGGCGTGTTCCTGGTGAAGGGCAAAGTCTACGGATTGGAGGAGGCTGTCAAGGTGGCCCAGGAGACG atGTGCTCAGCCTGCTGTGACCCAGGTGCTACGCTGGGCTGCTTCTTCAAAGGCTGTCCCAATAAATACCACTACAGGTGTGCTCTGGAGTCAG CAGACTGTGTACTCATTGAAGAAAACTTCTCCATGAAGTGTAAAAAGCACAAG AACAAGACATTCAAAGCCCCCCCAGGGAGCCGCTGGGACGACAGGTGA